A genomic segment from Candidatus Zixiibacteriota bacterium encodes:
- a CDS encoding zinc-dependent alcohol dehydrogenase family protein has translation MRAMILDKPGRPLRLTQVSDPKPSRGQVLIQVSACGVCRTDLHVVDGDLTEPNLPIIPGHQIVGRIVDAGFSQSGFKKGDRVGVPWLGGSCGHCDYCLSEHENLCDESKYTGYQINGGFADLCVADERFCFPIPEDYPDLQAAPLLCAGLIGYRSLRMAGDGLRLGFYGFGAAAHILIQVARFQGREVYAFTREGDMESQQFAKNLGANWAGNSNDNPPVLLDAAIIFAPVGELVPAALRAVRKGGVVVCAGIHMSDIPSFPYSILWGERIVRSVANLTRRDGEEFLALAPKVPVKTEVHPYPLERANEALEDLRAGRFNGAAVIVVRQ, from the coding sequence TTGCGAGCCATGATTCTGGACAAACCCGGCCGGCCCCTGCGCCTGACCCAAGTGTCCGACCCGAAGCCTTCTCGCGGACAGGTGCTGATACAGGTGAGCGCGTGTGGAGTATGCCGCACAGATCTTCATGTCGTCGACGGCGATCTCACCGAACCAAACCTTCCCATAATACCCGGACACCAGATTGTGGGAAGGATTGTCGATGCCGGCTTTTCTCAATCGGGCTTCAAGAAGGGTGACCGGGTCGGTGTGCCGTGGCTGGGGGGAAGCTGTGGGCACTGTGACTATTGCCTTTCGGAACATGAAAACCTTTGCGACGAATCAAAGTACACCGGCTATCAGATAAACGGCGGGTTTGCCGACCTGTGCGTGGCCGATGAGCGGTTTTGTTTCCCTATACCGGAAGACTACCCCGATCTTCAAGCGGCGCCACTGCTTTGCGCGGGGCTTATCGGGTACCGGTCGTTGCGTATGGCCGGGGACGGGCTCAGGCTGGGATTTTACGGTTTTGGCGCGGCGGCGCATATACTCATTCAGGTGGCCCGGTTTCAGGGTCGCGAGGTCTATGCCTTCACCAGAGAAGGTGACATGGAAAGTCAACAGTTCGCCAAAAACCTCGGAGCGAACTGGGCCGGAAACTCAAATGACAATCCGCCGGTGTTGCTCGATGCCGCCATCATATTCGCGCCGGTCGGTGAGCTGGTTCCGGCCGCCCTTCGCGCTGTCCGCAAGGGCGGGGTGGTCGTCTGCGCGGGAATTCACATGAGTGATATACCCTCTTTTCCCTACTCAATACTGTGGGGCGAAAGAATCGTCCGCTCGGTGGCCAACCTCACCAGGCGCGACGGCGAGGAGTTTCTCGCTCTCGCGCCGAAAGTACCGGTAAAAACCGAGGTTCATCCCTACCCGCTCGAAAGAGCCAATGAAGCCCTCGAAGATTTGAGGGCGGGCCGATTCAACGGCGCCGCCGTCATCGTCGTACGCCAATAG
- a CDS encoding serine hydrolase domain-containing protein, translated as MRTTKVLAVITLLLAVILAAHSCDRKAGPDAEAQVVAAGAGERVDVYLTKLVPFGFSGAALIAKGDEVLLNKGYGLANVAEGIANTPQTIFSVGSITKQFTAAAIMKLEMMGKLSTGDPVSKYFDNVPPDKLGITLHHLLTHTSGVNDDVMGGDFEIAHRDETMRKILEAPLRFAPGEEFEYSNLGYSMLAAIVELASGMSYEEFLHEYLFKPSGMNFTGYRIPDYTGKIVAHWYNGDIDNGIPLDKDYPYWNYIGNGGILSTTADMLRWHRVLMGDEILSAEAKQKMYTPFLNDYAYGWDVLDTERGMLIQHDGGSMLGCAADFKRFVDSNIVIMLFSNVSGPEILHEQGVRDKVTDIVFGADVELPFAIDDIKGDFSKYRGNYLLDEQSAYLVAESGDRMLMTPVGGGALTALYISGDSLKTVVAGNEKRSLEVMTAAVKDDFEPMRILVNDDDRLERLKDLWYTRKEQYASMTGPLAAAEVMYSTMSGYRPGATETIVKIQGATSAFFYRMIWFDGKMIGLGPVPPPQAMVLTLRPIDDGKFFTYDISAARNIILTFTGDTLWVGDIESGRKAVLGH; from the coding sequence ATGCGGACCACCAAAGTGCTCGCGGTGATAACTCTTTTGCTTGCGGTTATATTGGCAGCTCACTCTTGCGATCGAAAGGCAGGACCGGATGCTGAAGCTCAGGTCGTTGCGGCAGGCGCAGGAGAAAGAGTTGATGTTTATCTCACCAAACTGGTACCGTTCGGTTTCTCCGGCGCCGCGTTGATCGCCAAAGGAGATGAAGTTCTACTCAACAAAGGGTACGGATTGGCCAATGTGGCCGAAGGTATCGCCAACACCCCGCAGACGATATTCAGTGTCGGCTCCATCACCAAGCAGTTCACCGCCGCCGCGATTATGAAGCTGGAAATGATGGGAAAACTGAGCACAGGGGACCCCGTCTCGAAGTATTTCGACAACGTTCCTCCCGATAAACTTGGGATCACACTGCATCACCTGTTGACACATACGTCGGGTGTCAATGACGATGTCATGGGGGGTGATTTCGAAATAGCGCACCGCGACGAGACGATGCGCAAAATACTTGAGGCACCCCTGAGGTTTGCCCCGGGCGAGGAGTTCGAGTACAGCAATCTCGGTTACTCCATGCTTGCCGCAATCGTCGAGTTGGCCTCCGGGATGTCTTACGAAGAATTTCTGCACGAGTACCTGTTCAAGCCGTCCGGCATGAACTTCACCGGATACCGGATTCCCGATTACACCGGCAAGATCGTTGCTCACTGGTATAACGGCGATATCGACAACGGCATTCCCCTGGACAAGGACTATCCTTATTGGAACTACATCGGCAACGGGGGCATTCTGTCCACGACCGCTGACATGCTCCGTTGGCACCGGGTCCTTATGGGCGACGAGATTCTGTCGGCTGAAGCCAAACAGAAAATGTACACGCCTTTCCTCAACGATTACGCGTACGGATGGGATGTTCTGGATACCGAGCGGGGGATGTTGATACAGCACGACGGCGGCAGCATGCTCGGCTGTGCCGCCGATTTCAAGCGTTTCGTGGACTCGAATATCGTTATCATGCTTTTCTCCAATGTCAGTGGCCCGGAGATTCTGCACGAGCAGGGTGTCAGAGATAAAGTAACGGACATCGTGTTCGGAGCGGATGTCGAGCTGCCCTTTGCCATCGACGACATCAAAGGTGACTTCTCGAAATATCGGGGCAATTATCTTTTGGATGAACAAAGCGCATATCTTGTCGCCGAGTCCGGCGATAGAATGCTCATGACACCGGTCGGGGGCGGGGCGCTTACGGCACTTTATATCTCCGGTGACAGTCTGAAGACGGTTGTGGCAGGTAATGAGAAGAGATCGCTTGAGGTTATGACGGCCGCCGTAAAGGACGATTTCGAGCCGATGCGGATTCTCGTAAACGATGATGATCGCCTCGAGCGGCTAAAAGACCTCTGGTACACGCGAAAAGAACAATACGCCTCCATGACCGGACCATTGGCCGCTGCTGAAGTGATGTACTCTACCATGTCGGGCTATCGCCCCGGCGCCACGGAGACAATTGTTAAGATTCAGGGAGCAACGAGCGCGTTTTTCTATCGCATGATCTGGTTTGATGGCAAGATGATCGGGCTTGGGCCGGTCCCGCCTCCACAGGCGATGGTCTTGACTTTGCGGCCGATCGATGATGGCAAATTTTTCACCTACGATATAAGCGCCGCGCGCAATATTATTCTTACTTTCACGGGCGACACGCTCTGGGTTGGCGATATTGAAAGTGGGCGGAAAGCCGTACTGGGGCATTAG